A stretch of DNA from Mus musculus strain C57BL/6J chromosome 6, GRCm38.p6 C57BL/6J:
caaaattctagaTGCAGGTCTGAGACTGCATTTCAGACAGGCTTTATCATGTCATTAAAGTTGGATCGATAGCTTAGAGGTtgcacttccagaggacacagattTTATTCCTAGTACAtactggcagctcacaatcatttgtaactccaggtctaggatatctgacgccctcttcatgGGCCCCAGAAATGCATATCAGCAAAACTCATAGACATATCCACCCCTTTATATCTTAATTACATTCACATATAAATTCTATGTGTGTTGGCTTGAGGACCACACTGTGAGTAGCAGGGCTTTAGCTAAGTCAGTGTAGAAAGGCAAGTTTTGGAGGCAGGCGTCTGTGAGAGGGGGAAGGTGTCCAGTGGCCCAAGAGAATTGTGGGAGTCTGGATACAGCAGGTGTCCTTACAAAGAAAGGAAGCCAAGCTGGTACAATACAGGATGGATGAGAGCAGCTACAGATGAGAGGCCAAGGCCAATCGCTCATTATTCtagcctgcatttttttttttttttttggtggtggtggggggtgtcaagatagggtttctctgtgtagacctggcacttgttctgtagaccaacctggcctcgtactcacagagatctgcttgcttctgcttctctAGGGCTTTTAAAGTCATGTGTCACCACGGTCTGGCTCATATCTTCtgcaatcatattttaaaatactttttgaggCACTTGGgcccggctggcctcaaactcaaggatgaccttgaactcctgatcttcctcccTCCAACTGCCAAGGGCTGGGATGGCAGACCTGTGCTACCACGAAAGAACTGTATCACACTGGAGCTAGTCATGCACCTCTGGGCAGGTGCTaggggttgaacccaggtcctctagaaaagcagccagttaatgctcttaactgccgaacCATCTCTCAGCTACTTTCTTACTGCTCCTGTCTGGGGTAGAGCTGGGGCAAGCATTCTGTGGTTTGCAAGGTTTAAGATGGGGAAGCAAGTGGCCTGTATCCTGGGCTTAGACTGCTTTCACTATTTTGGGATGGAGCCAGCAGCCACACAGTGTGATCCAAAGACGCCTGGTGGAGGGAAACCAGAGGCGGCTTCAGGGGGAGTCTCCCCTGCTGCAGGCCCTGATCCGTGGCCATGACAGCAGCAGGACCAGTGCGACACAGGTTCCAGCTCTGCTAGTCAACTGCAAGGTAAGAAGACTCCCAGTGCACTTTTGACTATCGCTTACCTGCTGAGCCCGCTCACTTCACAAGCGTTCCCTTCTGCTGGGCTGTCGtcaagagatggagagaaggcgtttctcttcttttctggaCCAGCATCTActtttctgtctgtcttgtctttctCCTCTGTGTACTGCCAGATGTCCACACCATTGTAGTACTATATGCCCTCATGCTTTtatcaaattatatttaaatgttcCTTTTTGGTACTGCACACATTGGAAAGGTATGCATGTGTACAAAAGGCTCACATTCCAAGGTGAAGAAAAATCTCAGGCTATGTATGTTTGTGATGCCACGTGCCtgcgtgtacatgtgtgcgtgcaGTGGCCAAAAGAGGCTGCTGTATCCTCTGgtattgtgagctgcccaatccAGGGACTGAATTTAGGTACTCTTAAAGAGTGGCAGAtgttgttaaccactgagccatctctgtggccCCCAGGCTCCTCATCTCTAGAGCCACTGGAGCACCCACTTGCTGGTGGACAATCCCAGTAAATGCCCACGTCCTCTTTGCCCAGAAATCTTACTTCCTAACCTCCAACCATCCCTTGTCcacattctatttttttaaaaaagattttatttatttattatataagtacactgtagctgtcttcagatcttattacaggtggttgtgagccaccatgtggttgctgggatttgaactcaggacctccagaagagcagtcagtgctcttaactgctgagccatctcaccagcccccacaatCTATTTTTTAAGGCCCACTTCTGATGCTGCCTCCTCCTTGAGCTTCCCTCTGTCCCGCAAGAACAGCTCCCTGTCCCCCAGGCACACTATTCATGGTCCTTTTATAGACCTTACAATGTTCTACCATGGAGTGCAGTCACACTTCATCTCCAACACTGCCAAGGAATAGTACTCATTGAAGTATCTACTAGCCATTCACCTTACATAGTAGATACTCAATACATGTTTGGAACAGGAAAacggatttttttgtgtgtgtgtgtatctaggtGTTTACCTTGATGCCTGTCAATATCCCAAGGCATTCTTCCCtgtcttcctgtttccattcttggtCACCCAAATCCGAGTGTCCACAGAGGAGGTTGGTCTTTGTAGCCCTCTCCTTAGACTGCAGCTCTTTGACTAGAAGGCCTCGAGGTTCCTCTAAACAAGTAGCTCTGGCCCTGAGCTTTCTTACCATGTGGAAATGTGGAGTATGACTTCCTTGGTTGGTTTCTGGGAGTCAGTTTCACTTCTGAAAACTCATTCGTCCCCCTCATCTCTTAAGGAGGCCAGCATGTTGAGAGTTCCGCCCAGTCCTCCTGGGGGGCTTCTCAACTCATCACAATCCTTCTTTCTTAGTGCCAGGACCAGATGCTTCGAGTGGCTGTGGACACAGGGACCCAGCACAACCAGATTTCTGCTGGATGTCTCAGGCGCCTGGGGTAAGAACGCAGCCTAAGCCTGTGCACAGTGGACGGCATTTCCGCCCCTTGccaccccctttttgttttttgatatagagtttccctgtgtagcccatgttggcctcaaattcaacaACCTTTTTATCTCAGCCTCCTGCATGTGGGTTTGACACTACAGGCCACATTGGGTTTGGGGTGGGTGTTTTCTCTTGGGGGTGATGAAATATCTTCAAAGTATCTATTGAAGATGGCTGTCagtggctcctgtctgtaaacctAGCATCTGAGGGTAAAGAACTAGGAAtccaaggtcagccttggctacctaAGATATCTGAGACAGCCTAGGCTCCACaagactgtttcaaaaaccaCAGCCTCCCCCCACcaacccaaacaaaaccaacaactgaGAGTGAACCTGATGGCACAAACGATCTCAGCACAGCTATTATGTCGTCTTTAACTGGGGGAGGTTGGTTGGGCAGCTCTGGCAGGAAACAGCTGAACCTTACCTGGCTCAAGGAATGGAAAGGCAGCCTAGATCAGTAttagcattttgtttgtttttgagacagggtttctctgtgtaatagccctggactcattttgtagactGGCCTGGCTTCCAAAGCAAGTGATCTGTctgattcccaagtgctggaattaaaggcccacaccactatacctggacttttttttttttttttttggttacatTGGCTTTGTAACTTGGGGTTGTGGGGGAAGGGGCTGGAATTGGAGACTGTTGTGGCTATAACTCTTGCTTTCATTTCAGGTTAGGAAAGAGGGTCCCAAAAGCCCCCGGTGGGGATGTGGCACCTGAGCCACCAACTCAGGTAGAACAGCTGGAGTTAGAGCTGGGGCAGGAGACTGTGGCATGCTCGGCCCAGGTGGTGGGTAAGTCCTCTCATCTCTTCTACCTCTCTTCTGAGTGGTTTCGGCTCCTGTCAGCGCAAGCTCCCAGGACTCGCATATTGTTACCCATTCTGCTGATCTCGGCTGCAGGGGTAGGGGGTGGTGAGGTGGACTAGACCGGAGAGGGGCGAGTGCTCAGAGAAGGGCGGCAGTGGTCATACAGCCAACCTTGTTTTCCAATGGTTCCTGCAGATGTGGACAGCCCTGAATTTTGCCTGGGACTGCAGACCCTGCTCTCCCTCAAGGTAAGACTTGGGCCTGACCCAAAAATGCTAGGACAGGTAGAAGGCTCAGGGTGGAAGCCTGGATCAGGCTGGCAAGACTGAGAGAGTTGTTGAAAACTCGAAACTTGCTTAATTATCCCCCAAAGGAAAACTAAATGGGTTCCCTCCCTGAAGGGGCAGGGCCATGGGAGCAGcgggaggcagaaagaagggaGCAGGTATGAGCTGGCAGGGAGGTGACCACACATCCGCGGTCCCCACGGCAGTGCTGCATTGACCTGGACCGTGGAGTGCTTCGGCTGAAAGCCCCCTTCTCGGAGCTGCCCTTCCTGCCTCTGTACCAAGAACCTGGCCAGTGACCACTGTCTCAGCCAGTCCCTAGGGCGACACCGTGCCTTAGGGAAGAATGTGTGGAGTGGGTATTACCTGAGCAGGGCATCTGGAGACCACTGCATTAATTTCTTTTCTCACCACCCTGACCCCGCAGTTGGCcacctccctctctgcttcttcatTGCTGCCTTCTGCCCTAGGAATTCCTACCGAGAGTATCTGTGACTCTGAGGCCCTGGTTCCCCATTCTCTCTTATCCCTTCCCAAGTGCACAACCAAGTCACTTACAGAAAAGGACCTCCAGCAAATGGGCTCTAGACTTCACCCTGGCTGTAGAGGTCAAAGTTACCTACTGCCTCCACTGGCCTGAAGCCCATCCCAACCTGGCCTTCCTCACACATGCCCCTTTAATCCTGTACCCATCTGCTTACAGCTGGGTGGGGGTGACAAGTAAGTAGGACTTGGTCTAGAAGGTACAGCCCCTGAGCTGAGGGCCTGCGGTCAGTAGCCTTTCTGGGTGGCAGATGTCTGGGTGTCTGACTGGTCAGCCTCTCAAATCGTGGTTAGGGGAAGAGAGACAATGATATATCTAACCCAAACCAGGGAACTGGGTCCCTTACATGGGAACTAAATACAAAGCCTATAAGCCTATGGTAGACCAAAGAGGAACCAGCATAGAAAGTGTCACTTTCTTCACTTTCTTCACTTTCGAGAGGCTCTGGGAGTGGGgttcctggtctctttcctgaCTCCTCCCTCATTGCAGCGCTTTGAGACAATGTCCCTCCCAGTCTGCCTCCTACTGCTCCATTAAAGGCAGACCAGCCCAGGGCAGGCCCTTAGCCTGCTTCTGCATCTGAATAAACACAGTTTCTATGCGCAGGTGTTCTGCCTTGGTCTCTCCCTCCTTACCCCCAGGAGCTTACAGTACCGATGCCCTCAGGGGCATAGGACACCCAAGCTGGAACACAGGCCTGTGAAGTACACTCTACACTGTTGTGCTGTACAGATATACAAGCAGTTGTAATAAGTAAGTGTTACCTCCGCTGTGAGGTAAATCCTGGACTCTGACATTCTCCATGTTCCTTTACTCTATTCATTTAGTTCAAAAGCCCcgagggctggggagacagcttagTGGGTTGGAGcatttgccatgcaagcatgagagcCTGAATCTGAGACTTAACACCCAGCATCACACCTgtctgtctgtaaccccagttccaggc
This window harbors:
- the Nrip2 gene encoding nuclear receptor-interacting protein 2 isoform X1: MESLGLQRLTGKISEKTMSTGQEARRDEGDSRKEQEASLRDRAHLSQQRQLKQATQFLHKDSADLLPLDSLKRLGTSKDLQPHSVIQRRLVEGNQRRLQGESPLLQALIRGHDSSRTSATQVPALLVNCKCQDQMLRVAVDTGTQHNQISAGCLRRLGLGKRVPKAPGGDVAPEPPTQVEQLELELGQETVACSAQVVDVDSPEFCLGLQTLLSLKVFCLGLSLLTPRSLQYRCPQGHRTPKLEHRPVKYTLHCCAVQIYKQL
- the Nrip2 gene encoding nuclear receptor-interacting protein 2 isoform 1 (isoform 1 is encoded by transcript variant 1), whose protein sequence is MSTGQEARRDEGDSRKEQEASLRDRAHLSQQRQLKQATQFLHKDSADLLPLDSLKRLGTSKDLQPHSVIQRRLVEGNQRRLQGESPLLQALIRGHDSSRTSATQVPALLVNCKCQDQMLRVAVDTGTQHNQISAGCLRRLGLGKRVPKAPGGDVAPEPPTQVEQLELELGQETVACSAQVVDVDSPEFCLGLQTLLSLKLATSLSASSLLPSALGIPTESICDSEALVPHSLLSLPKCTTKSLTEKDLQQMGSRLHPGCRGQSYLLPPLA
- the Nrip2 gene encoding nuclear receptor-interacting protein 2 isoform 2 (isoform 2 is encoded by transcript variant 2) yields the protein MSTGQEARRDEGDSRKEQEASLRDRAHLSQQRQLKQATQFLHKDSADLLPLDSLKRLGTSKDLQPHSVIQRRLVEGNQRRLQGESPLLQALIRGHDSSRTSATQVPALLVNCKCQDQMLRVAVDTGTQHNQISAGCLRRLGLGKRVPKAPGGDVAPEPPTQVEQLELELGQETVACSAQVVDVDSPEFCLGLQTLLSLKCCIDLDRGVLRLKAPFSELPFLPLYQEPGQ
- the Nrip2 gene encoding nuclear receptor-interacting protein 2 isoform X2, which encodes MESLGLQRLTGKISEKTMSTGQEARRDEGDSRKEQEASLRDRAHLSQQRQLKQATQFLHKDSADLLPLDSLKRLGTSKDLQPHSVIQRRLVEGNQRRLQGESPLLQALIRGHDSSRTSATQVPALLVNCKCQDQMLRVAVDTGTQHNQISAGCLRRLGLGKRVPKAPGGDVAPEPPTQVEQLELELGQETVACSAQVVDVDSPEFCLGLQTLLSLKCCIDLDRGVLRLKAPFSELPFLPLYQEPGQ
- the Nrip2 gene encoding nuclear receptor-interacting protein 2 isoform X3; the protein is MSTGQEARRDEGDSRKEQEASLRDRAHLSQQRQLKQATQFLHKDSADLLPLDSLKRLGTSKDLQPHSVIQRRLVEGNQRRLQGESPLLQALIRGHDSSRTSATQVPALLVNCKCQDQMLRVAVDTGTQHNQISAGCLRRLGLGKRVPKAPGGDVAPEPPTQVEQLELELGQETVACSAQVVDVDSPEFCLGLQTLLSLKVFCLGLSLLTPRSLQYRCPQGHRTPKLEHRPVKYTLHCCAVQIYKQL